GTTGTAACAAAGATGATACACTAACTTTGGAATAACTGACGGTACAGTAATTAGACTTCCGAAGTCTTTATCTGTCACATCTTCACAAACATCCGCGTCCGGCTACCGATACGCAGATAATACACACCGCGAGGTAGATGCGAAATATCAACTCTCAAATTCCCGCTCCCTGAGCCTGTCGAAGGGTGAGCGGGCGGGGTGAGGTTTCTTACACATTCCCCAAGAGTATTGTAGATTTTGATTTCTGAACCTTCATCAACCCTACGGTTAACAGTAGGGTTGATAGTGTGGGAACTGATTTCAATATATTCCGTTGCGGGATTGGGGAAGATTGAAAAATCAACAGGGTTTTGAATCAGTTCGGAATTTACATTTGCCAGAAAATCAGTTTTGTAAACACCATCATTCAATGTTCCGATATAGGCGTTATTGTTCTTTCCGAAAGCCATATTTTTAATAAAAATTGGATATATTGATTCATCATTCAGAGGGAGCCAAATGTCACCATTATTCGTCGAATAGTAAATAAGGTTATATTTTCCGAAAGAATGGATGATCCTATGATTTGGAGAATAATAAAGGATATCATTATTATCAATTTTTAAAAATCGCACACCACCATTTGGTGAATCCAAGGTTGTGAATGTATTGCCGAAATCCATAGACCTGAAAACTGCATCGCCACCCTGCCAAGCATTCATACTTATAAATATAATTCCTTCGCTGTTAAAATTAACATGATTTTGAGTATTTTCCGGTACATCTAAAGGTAATTTCCGAAATGAAATACTTTTATCTTCCGAAAAAAAGACACCATCATTTGCCGAACCAACAAGTACATACTTGTTCTGATAAGTTGCAATTGATGCAATTTCATCTATTTTCAAATCAATTGATTGCCAAGATTCGCCTTTGTCATCTGAATAATGCAAATAATGGTTTCCTGCATAAATTCTACCGTCATCAGATTCTGCGAAGCAAGTGGTTATTTCAGGATAAGTCTCCATATTGTCAACAATACTCCACGATTGCCCATCATCTTTTGATATAAGTACCCCATGTTCGCTTGAGGCAAACAAATTACCGGATTTTGAGGCTAAAATTGCAGTGCTCTCAACATCGGAACTGATAGGCAATTCTAATTGTTCCCAATAGTTCCCGGAATTTGTCGTTCGATAAATTCCGCTTGCAGTTGATGCAAAAACATTAGCTTTTTGATTTATAGCAATTTGATGCACATTTGAATTGATTATTCCATTATTCTTTTTTTCTCCTGAATTTTTGGAAATATCGTAAGCTACGACGCCATTACTCCAGGTGGCAGTAAAAATCATATCACCTTGTTTTACAAGCGATTGACCCCGAACCTTCGGGAATCCATCGAGTTTAGTCCATGTATATCCACCATCGGTCGAGCGGCAAACTAAACTATCGCCACCA
This window of the Candidatus Kapaibacterium sp. genome carries:
- a CDS encoding T9SS type A sorting domain-containing protein; this encodes MRYVVYFVLLFFSVSLNSQTVWVQTNGPYSGHLSYITKNGQGHLFAISENYYLFRSKDSGANWAKIASKISSIAFDSDNNYYLGTTSGEVSLFDTNMNFIKTTRKPNFMDMHVESIDIDANENIYVEVFFGGLHLSTDKGISWVDIFANNFQQLSFDSNSVVIMTFGGKSINRSINMGTDWTIIQISDDSYLRGIYFSSYNKIFNNFIAVGRGNIVYISNDLGLTWLPMEDSIPINWVEAVLIDENGDAYIGGDSLVCRSTDGGYTWTKLDGFPKVRGQSLVKQGDMIFTATWSNGVVAYDISKNSGEKKNNGIINSNVHQIAINQKANVFASTASGIYRTTNSGNYWEQLELPISSDVESTAILASKSGNLFASSEHGVLISKDDGQSWSIVDNMETYPEITTCFAESDDGRIYAGNHYLHYSDDKGESWQSIDLKIDEIASIATYQNKYVLVGSANDGVFFSEDKSISFRKLPLDVPENTQNHVNFNSEGIIFISMNAWQGGDAVFRSMDFGNTFTTLDSPNGGVRFLKIDNNDILYYSPNHRIIHSFGKYNLIYYSTNNGDIWLPLNDESIYPIFIKNMAFGKNNNAYIGTLNDGVYKTDFLANVNSELIQNPVDFSIFPNPATEYIEISSHTINPTVNRRVDEGSEIKIYNTLGECVRNLTPPAHPSTGSGSGNLRVDISHLPRGVYYLRIGSRTRMFVKM